From the genome of Candidatus Electrothrix communis, one region includes:
- the gmhB gene encoding D-glycero-beta-D-manno-heptose 1,7-bisphosphate 7-phosphatase, whose amino-acid sequence MTQQPAVFLDRDGTINEQMGYINHISRFILLPGAAQAIRILNEQNIPVVVVTNQSGLARGYFPSSLLDEVHARMERELAAEGAHIDGLYICPHHPEAKEEQFRKDCNCRKPKTGLLEQAAAELNLDLGRSFMVGDRWSDLKCGARVGATSILVLTGYGRGDQDYIGPQQEMQPATVAEDLPAAVGWILEQPKG is encoded by the coding sequence ATGACACAACAACCGGCGGTCTTCCTGGACCGCGACGGCACCATCAACGAACAGATGGGCTATATCAACCATATCAGCCGATTCATCCTCCTGCCCGGCGCTGCCCAGGCAATTCGTATTTTGAATGAGCAGAATATTCCTGTGGTGGTGGTGACCAACCAATCCGGTCTGGCTCGGGGCTATTTCCCGTCCTCCCTGCTGGACGAGGTGCATGCCAGGATGGAGCGGGAATTGGCCGCAGAGGGTGCCCATATCGACGGTCTTTATATCTGCCCCCATCACCCGGAGGCCAAAGAAGAACAGTTCCGCAAGGATTGCAATTGCCGCAAACCCAAGACCGGCCTGCTGGAACAGGCTGCCGCAGAGCTCAATCTTGACCTAGGACGTTCTTTCATGGTCGGGGATCGTTGGTCCGACCTGAAATGCGGGGCTCGGGTGGGAGCGACCTCCATTCTGGTGCTCACCGGCTACGGTCGGGGAGATCAGGACTATATCGGACCGCAGCAAGAAATGCAGCCTGCCACGGTTGCTGAGGATTTGCCTGCGGCGGTGGGGTGGATTTTGGAGCAACCCAAAGGGTAG
- a CDS encoding CBS domain-containing protein has protein sequence MEIITTHINADFDGLASMVAAKKLYPKATLVFSGSAERPLRDFLSQDIRNLYGFKKIKHIDLASVTRLIVVDTRQANRLGPLEECLENPGIEIHLYDHHPDAPGDMEGNVEHVEAFGSTTALFVGLLREQGMTLFPDEATLMSLGLHEDTGSFLYATTTPADLQAAAWLLEQGADLDIVNQFVTKDLSSEQIPLLSLLLENAMTYTVHSVSITVSRLTLPTYVDDFAVLVRRMMVMENLDAVFALVCMGERLYLICRSRIPEVNVGVIAREMGGGGHAAASSATIREKTLFEAEEELLYLLHRHVKPRAMAGELMSSPVITATPEITHNQANDLMARYNINVLPVVRDNADRKNPIGVLGIISRRDITKAIAHKLGDMPVSEYMTTDLAVLPESATQADIQELIIENRQRLIPIIRENIQENAQAEKNESVICGVITRTDLLNLLLNDPAHLPRDLFHEDEHPSSERTRSISSLMADTLSRDIILLLQELGEIAQDLCMQAYAVGGFARDLLLQTKNLDIDIVVEGDGVLFAKELAARKQATVRTHEKFVTATVVLPNGMRIDVATARLEYYAFPAAMPTVEHSSLKQDLFRRDFTINAMAIHLNPERFGTLVDFFNSQNDLKERRIRVLHNLSFVEDPTRIFRAVRFEQRLDFTISRHSEKLMRNAVRMHMYEKFSGPRFFSELKLILSEDHLLASLRRLDSFNLFPVLWPDLRPNLKIDRRFAHILGQAEETISWFKLLFLEDAGEKAGRCNTWMVCLLAVFSRSGEQELRNFCHRFELPPKHRRQMLRQKRKADHIALHMLRRPVMPYAVVYWLLEPLDNEGLLYLMSIARKKHIRQQVSHYVTHLRAVQPFLSGQDLMELGYTPGTTFRIMINYTLSARLNGEISSKEEAIALIQKKYPVGSPSF, from the coding sequence ATGGAAATTATCACGACCCACATAAACGCTGATTTTGACGGGCTAGCCTCAATGGTGGCAGCCAAGAAGCTGTATCCCAAGGCGACCTTGGTTTTTTCCGGCTCCGCAGAACGCCCCTTACGTGATTTTCTTTCCCAGGATATTCGCAATCTCTATGGCTTTAAAAAGATCAAGCATATTGATCTCGCCTCCGTAACCCGCCTCATTGTTGTTGATACCCGCCAAGCCAATCGTCTGGGACCGCTGGAGGAATGTCTTGAGAATCCGGGGATTGAAATCCATCTCTACGATCATCATCCTGATGCCCCCGGTGATATGGAGGGTAATGTCGAGCATGTCGAGGCATTTGGGTCGACCACAGCTCTCTTTGTTGGCCTGCTGCGAGAACAGGGGATGACGCTGTTTCCTGATGAGGCCACGTTGATGAGTCTGGGCCTGCATGAGGATACCGGCTCTTTTCTCTATGCCACCACCACTCCGGCTGATTTGCAGGCAGCTGCCTGGCTGCTGGAGCAGGGGGCTGATCTTGATATTGTCAATCAGTTTGTCACCAAGGATCTTTCCTCCGAACAAATTCCTTTGCTCAGTCTCCTCCTGGAAAACGCCATGACCTATACGGTCCACTCTGTTTCGATTACGGTCAGCAGGTTGACCTTGCCGACATATGTGGATGATTTCGCTGTGTTGGTCCGCAGGATGATGGTGATGGAAAACCTGGATGCTGTTTTTGCGTTGGTCTGCATGGGAGAACGACTTTATCTCATCTGTCGCAGCAGAATCCCTGAAGTAAATGTTGGTGTTATCGCTCGTGAAATGGGCGGTGGTGGTCATGCTGCGGCATCCTCAGCCACCATTCGGGAAAAAACCTTGTTCGAGGCTGAGGAAGAGTTGCTCTACCTCCTGCATCGTCACGTGAAGCCCAGGGCCATGGCCGGAGAGCTGATGTCCTCTCCGGTAATAACTGCTACCCCGGAGATTACCCATAATCAGGCGAACGACCTCATGGCTCGTTATAATATTAATGTTTTGCCTGTGGTTCGTGATAATGCCGATCGCAAGAACCCGATAGGGGTGCTGGGGATCATTTCCCGACGGGACATTACCAAGGCCATTGCTCATAAACTTGGTGATATGCCGGTCAGTGAGTATATGACAACTGATCTTGCTGTGCTGCCGGAAAGCGCAACCCAGGCCGACATCCAGGAGCTGATCATAGAAAACCGACAGCGCCTGATCCCGATTATTCGGGAAAATATCCAGGAAAATGCACAGGCGGAAAAGAACGAGAGTGTTATTTGCGGAGTTATCACCCGTACAGATCTGCTTAACCTGCTGCTCAATGACCCGGCACATCTTCCCCGTGATTTATTTCATGAGGATGAGCATCCGTCCTCAGAGCGGACCCGCAGTATCAGCTCGCTTATGGCAGATACCCTGAGTCGAGATATCATTCTTCTGCTCCAGGAACTCGGTGAGATTGCGCAGGACCTTTGCATGCAGGCCTATGCTGTCGGCGGTTTTGCCCGGGATCTGCTTTTGCAAACCAAGAATCTGGATATCGATATTGTGGTCGAAGGGGACGGTGTCCTGTTCGCCAAAGAGCTGGCTGCGAGGAAACAGGCGACAGTTCGTACCCATGAGAAATTTGTCACTGCTACTGTTGTCTTGCCCAACGGCATGCGTATTGACGTGGCAACAGCACGGCTGGAATACTATGCCTTTCCCGCCGCCATGCCCACAGTGGAGCATAGTTCGCTGAAACAGGATCTTTTTCGTCGCGACTTTACCATCAATGCCATGGCGATTCATCTGAATCCGGAGCGATTCGGCACGTTGGTAGATTTCTTCAACTCGCAGAATGATCTCAAGGAGCGTCGAATCAGGGTTCTCCATAATCTCAGCTTTGTTGAAGATCCTACCCGTATTTTTCGGGCTGTTCGTTTTGAGCAGCGTCTTGATTTCACGATCAGCAGGCATTCGGAAAAGTTGATGCGGAACGCTGTTCGGATGCATATGTATGAGAAGTTTTCCGGGCCTCGTTTCTTCAGCGAATTGAAGCTGATTCTTTCGGAAGATCATCTCTTGGCCTCTCTGCGCAGGCTGGATTCCTTTAACCTCTTTCCTGTCCTTTGGCCTGATTTACGACCTAACCTGAAGATAGATCGGCGGTTTGCTCATATTCTCGGCCAGGCCGAAGAGACGATTTCCTGGTTTAAGTTACTCTTTTTAGAGGATGCCGGAGAAAAGGCAGGCCGGTGTAATACCTGGATGGTTTGTTTGCTGGCCGTGTTTAGTCGTTCCGGTGAGCAGGAGTTGCGTAATTTCTGCCATCGTTTTGAGTTGCCGCCTAAGCATCGCAGACAGATGTTGCGACAGAAGCGCAAGGCAGATCATATTGCTTTGCATATGTTGCGACGACCGGTCATGCCATATGCTGTGGTTTACTGGCTGCTTGAGCCTCTGGACAATGAAGGGCTTCTTTACCTGATGAGTATTGCGCGGAAAAAGCATATCCGTCAGCAGGTCTCTCATTATGTGACACATCTTCGTGCTGTTCAGCCGTTCCTCAGTGGGCAGGACCTGATGGAGTTGGGGTATACCCCTGGGACCACGTTTCGCATTATGATAAATTATACCTTGAGTGCCCGCTTAAACGGTGAGATCTCCAGTAAAGAGGAGGCCATCGCCTTGATTCAAAAAAAATACCCTGTGGGCTCCCCGAGTTTTTAA
- a CDS encoding site-2 protease family protein: MDLNNTIQQLIITAPPFLFALTFHELAHGYTAWKLGDPTAKDAGRLTMNPLKHLDPFGVLAFFIMRIGWAKPVPVNPRYFQDPQKGMLITALAGPVANLFLAIVSAVLVKVLATVPISSQLMFNVFKPMFDMMAASVWINVMLAVFNFLPIPPLDGSKILMGILPPDQAAGYARLEPYGFIILLILFYTGMIGKVIMPIINFTVGMMVG; the protein is encoded by the coding sequence ATGGACTTGAACAACACTATCCAGCAGCTCATTATTACGGCTCCTCCTTTTCTTTTCGCCCTGACCTTTCATGAGCTGGCCCACGGTTATACAGCTTGGAAACTAGGGGATCCTACGGCGAAAGATGCAGGTCGGTTGACCATGAATCCGCTTAAGCATCTTGATCCCTTTGGAGTGCTTGCTTTTTTTATTATGAGGATAGGATGGGCAAAGCCTGTTCCGGTTAATCCTCGATATTTTCAGGACCCGCAGAAGGGGATGTTGATCACCGCCCTGGCTGGCCCTGTTGCCAATCTGTTTTTGGCGATCGTCAGTGCTGTCCTGGTGAAAGTACTTGCCACGGTTCCTATTTCGTCGCAGTTGATGTTCAACGTGTTCAAGCCGATGTTTGATATGATGGCGGCATCGGTATGGATTAACGTTATGTTGGCGGTCTTTAATTTTTTGCCCATCCCGCCCTTGGACGGTTCAAAGATTCTCATGGGAATTCTCCCGCCGGATCAGGCTGCCGGTTATGCACGATTGGAGCCCTATGGTTTTATTATTCTGCTGATTCTTTTTTATACGGGGATGATCGGTAAGGTGATCATGCCGATTATTAATTTCACCGTCGGTATGATGGTAGGATAG
- a CDS encoding HD domain-containing protein: MSGRQKKNVTLASILNKISALNQLQDVNTILDTTLSEARSLTQADAGSIFLVKGDKLEFRHVQNDTLFGEKGAGAARYRNVSIPISEDSIVGFSALTKEIVVLDDAYKISADVPYKFNDSFDKSSCYHTTSILTVPLVSLDNQGLIGVMQLINAQDAQGKVTRFSEQSRMWVRVFSNNAAAIIERSMLNHELILRMVKMAELHDPEETGAHVQRVSAYSVEIYKRWAEKRKVRQAEITKYCDLLGRAALLHDAGKVGIPDTILKKPGPLTSEEFELIKCHTVSGAALFTSISSELDRITHDIVLHHHERWNGEGYPGHLVRDGSGWIRKPLVGEEIPFAARIVALADVFDALASERCYKAPWDNEKIYNEIRKESGEYFDPDLVDAFFEITDILHAIQKKFT; the protein is encoded by the coding sequence ATGAGCGGTCGGCAGAAGAAAAATGTTACATTAGCTTCGATTCTTAATAAGATCAGTGCGCTGAATCAGCTTCAGGACGTCAATACGATCTTGGACACCACTTTGTCCGAAGCACGGAGTCTGACCCAGGCCGATGCAGGGTCCATTTTTCTTGTCAAGGGGGATAAGCTGGAGTTCCGTCATGTGCAAAATGATACTCTCTTCGGCGAAAAAGGTGCCGGGGCAGCTCGATATAGAAACGTCAGTATCCCCATAAGCGAGGACTCCATTGTTGGTTTTTCTGCTCTGACCAAGGAAATCGTGGTTCTTGATGACGCGTATAAGATTTCTGCGGATGTCCCCTATAAATTTAACGACTCCTTTGACAAAAGCAGTTGTTACCATACTACCTCTATTCTGACAGTCCCCCTTGTTTCCTTAGATAATCAAGGCCTGATCGGTGTTATGCAGCTTATCAATGCGCAGGATGCGCAAGGGAAGGTAACAAGATTTTCTGAACAGAGCAGGATGTGGGTTCGTGTCTTCAGTAATAATGCTGCTGCTATTATCGAGCGGAGCATGCTGAACCATGAATTGATTTTGCGTATGGTAAAAATGGCAGAATTACATGATCCAGAGGAAACCGGTGCTCATGTTCAACGGGTCAGTGCCTACAGTGTTGAGATCTATAAGCGGTGGGCTGAAAAAAGGAAGGTGCGGCAGGCTGAGATTACCAAATATTGCGATCTGTTGGGCCGTGCTGCACTTCTGCATGATGCAGGCAAGGTCGGTATTCCGGATACGATTCTTAAAAAACCGGGACCCCTGACTTCGGAAGAGTTTGAACTGATTAAATGCCACACGGTTTCTGGTGCTGCTCTGTTTACCAGTATTTCTTCGGAACTTGACCGGATAACCCATGATATCGTTCTCCATCACCATGAGAGGTGGAACGGCGAGGGGTACCCAGGTCATTTGGTGCGAGACGGTTCAGGATGGATTCGGAAGCCGCTGGTTGGCGAGGAAATCCCCTTTGCTGCGCGGATCGTCGCTTTGGCAGATGTTTTTGATGCCCTTGCGTCTGAACGTTGTTATAAGGCCCCTTGGGATAATGAAAAGATTTATAATGAGATTCGGAAAGAATCTGGTGAGTATTTTGATCCGGACTTGGTTGATGCCTTTTTCGAGATAACGGATATTCTTCACGCCATTCAGAAAAAATTTACATAA
- a CDS encoding HPr family phosphocarrier protein — MKEVTWESTVTNPNGVHCRVAERLIKVIDEHVATVQIIDRGQPIDCTSILELLSLALVQGSRVRFTAQGPDAEQVVVAVEQVLSEPEPHQNSPAQMQPEALKE, encoded by the coding sequence ATGAAGGAAGTTACCTGGGAGAGCACCGTCACCAATCCAAACGGAGTGCATTGCCGAGTTGCTGAGCGTTTGATCAAGGTTATTGATGAGCACGTGGCAACTGTGCAGATTATAGACCGAGGGCAGCCTATTGACTGCACCTCTATCCTTGAATTGCTCAGTCTTGCCTTGGTGCAGGGGAGCAGGGTGCGCTTTACAGCCCAGGGGCCTGATGCAGAGCAGGTGGTCGTTGCTGTGGAGCAGGTTTTGTCAGAGCCTGAACCGCATCAAAACTCTCCTGCCCAGATGCAGCCGGAGGCTTTGAAAGAGTAA
- the ptsP gene encoding phosphoenolpyruvate--protein phosphotransferase, giving the protein MGKGAKLEDAQAADREPETLYGISGSPGIVVGRAVVLRPRTDDLVRYRLEKEAIQAEQERFQEAVDGAEQELKDLRSKFEGDLSDTLTIMDSHIRMLRDRMILDQTANLIKQKQINAEWALSRALYLVKKKFDHIADEYIRDRFADVEYVVNLLQDQLSEHGQQFPTGFAEPVIVVSEDFSPADTVRMQSEKVLGFLTEKGGTTSHTAIVARSLGLPAVVGVENITERCRTGDMIILDGYDGRVCLSPTMDQQKQYQEYDRQHRAFSDELRWYIHLASETLDGLRVRLSANIEIPDEMEGVIYYGADGIGLFRSEFGYFQQKYLPDEETLFSVYQDLVIALDPQPVTIRTLDAGGDKLASQLPGNKFKALHERNPALGLRSIRLSLREKPLFVTQLRALLRASAFGRLRILLPLISLLSELQQVQEIIGQVMMDLTNEGVPFDPDVELGIMVEVPSAVTMADALAAEVNFFSIGTNDLIQYSLAIDRGNEYVAKMYDPLHPAVLRMISRTVEAGHAQGIEVALCGEMAGDVFMAPVLLGLGLDELSMRPSAIPHVKRLLRHSTTRRLTGLAKQILKCGDGREARELLKSYLDSNYGGWRERL; this is encoded by the coding sequence ATGGGGAAGGGGGCAAAGCTGGAAGATGCGCAGGCCGCAGACCGTGAACCGGAAACCCTGTATGGTATCAGCGGATCGCCCGGTATTGTGGTCGGTCGGGCCGTGGTTCTCAGGCCCCGTACGGATGATCTTGTTCGTTATCGGCTGGAGAAGGAAGCGATTCAGGCGGAACAGGAGCGCTTTCAGGAGGCTGTTGATGGGGCGGAACAGGAGCTGAAGGACCTGCGGAGTAAATTCGAGGGCGATCTTTCCGACACCCTCACTATTATGGACTCCCATATCCGGATGCTTCGGGACAGGATGATCCTGGACCAGACCGCCAACCTGATCAAGCAGAAGCAGATCAATGCGGAATGGGCGCTTTCCCGCGCCCTTTACCTTGTTAAAAAGAAATTTGACCATATTGCTGATGAGTATATCAGAGATCGTTTTGCTGATGTTGAATATGTGGTTAATCTTCTCCAGGATCAGCTTTCCGAGCACGGGCAGCAATTCCCCACCGGCTTTGCAGAACCGGTCATCGTGGTCAGCGAGGATTTTTCCCCAGCGGATACCGTCCGTATGCAATCGGAGAAGGTGTTGGGTTTTCTGACGGAAAAAGGCGGGACAACCTCGCATACCGCTATTGTTGCCCGATCCTTGGGCCTACCCGCTGTGGTGGGGGTGGAGAATATTACCGAGCGCTGTCGTACCGGTGATATGATCATTTTGGATGGTTATGACGGACGGGTTTGCCTTTCCCCGACCATGGACCAGCAGAAGCAGTATCAGGAGTACGACCGCCAGCATCGCGCTTTTTCCGATGAGCTGCGTTGGTATATCCATTTGGCCTCGGAAACCCTTGACGGGCTTCGAGTACGCTTATCTGCAAATATTGAAATTCCGGATGAAATGGAAGGGGTGATCTATTACGGGGCAGACGGTATCGGCCTGTTTCGTTCGGAGTTTGGTTATTTTCAACAAAAATATCTTCCGGACGAAGAAACCCTATTCAGTGTGTATCAAGACCTGGTCATTGCCTTGGACCCGCAACCGGTCACCATCCGGACTCTTGATGCGGGCGGTGATAAACTTGCAAGCCAGTTGCCGGGCAATAAATTCAAAGCCCTGCATGAACGTAATCCGGCCCTTGGTCTGCGTTCTATTCGCCTGTCCTTACGGGAGAAGCCGCTATTTGTCACCCAGTTGCGTGCCTTGTTGCGTGCCTCCGCCTTTGGTCGTCTGCGGATTCTCCTCCCCCTGATCAGTCTGCTCAGTGAACTCCAACAGGTCCAGGAGATTATAGGTCAGGTCATGATGGATTTGACCAATGAGGGTGTTCCTTTTGATCCAGATGTTGAGCTCGGCATCATGGTCGAGGTGCCCAGTGCGGTCACTATGGCAGATGCTTTGGCGGCAGAGGTTAATTTTTTTAGTATTGGTACCAATGATCTTATTCAGTATTCCCTCGCCATTGATCGAGGCAATGAATATGTGGCCAAGATGTATGATCCCCTGCATCCGGCTGTCCTGCGTATGATCAGTCGAACCGTTGAAGCAGGCCATGCCCAGGGTATTGAGGTGGCTCTCTGCGGTGAGATGGCAGGCGACGTGTTCATGGCACCGGTTCTGTTAGGGCTGGGCCTTGACGAACTGTCCATGCGCCCTTCGGCAATTCCCCATGTCAAACGCCTGCTTCGTCACTCCACCACGCGCCGGTTAACTGGTTTGGCAAAGCAGATTCTGAAATGCGGGGACGGTAGGGAAGCTCGTGAGCTGCTCAAGAGCTATCTGGATAGCAATTACGGGGGATGGCGGGAACGGTTATGA
- the thiL gene encoding thiamine-phosphate kinase — protein MRERDLIELIRNLVCNEGEGLVQGIGDDCAVVEKDRQNVWLLTMDTLIESVHFDCSWHPSYLLGRKAVSVNVSDIAAMGGQPVFALLSLGLPTDFAPEWATELSRGINDACRQYGCLLIGGDTVCSPGKVSLTLTLIGEAERDHVLYRYGACPGDIVWVSGSLGYAAAGLDCFRSGKIVGGNSGINAGTPTGYPSELAACIKAHLDPEARVDLAGALARTGYIHAMMDLSDGLATDLSHLCQQSRVGARIEAEKLPGRAGLAHAASLLDKKRTDWMIAGGEDYELLFTADPKNSQAILDVAAGQGIRVSPVGTVVAGQGVTLQWKTTEGYEEQHISFQGFDHFVRN, from the coding sequence ATGAGGGAACGAGATCTTATTGAGCTGATCCGAAATCTTGTCTGTAACGAGGGTGAGGGCTTGGTGCAGGGGATTGGTGATGATTGCGCTGTTGTTGAAAAGGACAGGCAGAATGTTTGGTTGCTGACTATGGACACCCTGATCGAATCGGTCCATTTTGACTGTTCCTGGCATCCCTCATACCTGTTGGGGCGCAAGGCGGTTTCCGTGAATGTGAGCGACATCGCTGCAATGGGAGGACAACCGGTTTTTGCCCTGCTTTCTCTTGGGTTGCCGACCGATTTTGCGCCGGAATGGGCAACAGAGCTGAGCAGGGGAATCAATGATGCCTGCCGTCAATACGGTTGTCTTCTGATCGGTGGAGATACGGTGTGCAGTCCAGGCAAGGTGAGCTTGACTCTGACCCTTATCGGAGAGGCGGAGCGGGACCATGTCCTGTATCGATACGGAGCCTGTCCGGGTGATATTGTCTGGGTTTCCGGCTCGCTGGGATATGCTGCTGCTGGCCTTGACTGCTTCCGATCAGGAAAGATCGTCGGGGGAAATAGCGGGATAAATGCCGGGACGCCGACTGGGTACCCCTCAGAGTTAGCGGCTTGTATCAAGGCTCATCTCGATCCTGAGGCGCGGGTGGACCTCGCCGGAGCCCTTGCCCGGACAGGTTATATCCATGCCATGATGGATCTTTCCGACGGATTAGCCACGGATCTTTCTCATCTTTGTCAACAAAGCAGGGTCGGAGCGAGGATCGAGGCTGAAAAGCTTCCTGGGCGTGCGGGCCTTGCTCATGCGGCCTCTTTGCTGGATAAGAAGAGAACAGATTGGATGATTGCAGGCGGCGAAGATTACGAACTGCTGTTTACCGCAGACCCGAAAAACAGTCAAGCCATCTTGGATGTCGCAGCCGGACAGGGGATCAGAGTGAGCCCAGTGGGGACTGTTGTTGCGGGTCAAGGTGTTACCTTGCAGTGGAAGACAACCGAAGGTTACGAAGAACAGCATATTTCGTTTCAAGGGTTCGACCATTTCGTCAGGAATTGA
- a CDS encoding ADP-ribosylglycohydrolase family protein, with translation MTNFHDRLHDRICGAVLASALGDAFGAPYEGGVPERLIWGVLGRRHGKRRWTDDTQMSVDVIESLLACEKVEQNDLARRFARSYRWSRGYGPGAGKLLKRIRQGERWQIANRTVYPNGSFGNGGAMRAAPIGLFYGAEREQRLVRAVRDATIVTHAHPAGQDGAVIIGLTTALVCLGHPVQEIFKRLRLHIQTGELQNRLAVAERLLRAEHLVLPKQVASELGNGIRAKDSCVTALSIGLALRGAPFSELLSYIREVGGDTDTIGAMAGAIWGAACGYRQLPEDLLKHLEQRQFLEKLAHCFADVVVRRMGKMVRDVPPS, from the coding sequence ATGACGAATTTTCATGATCGGTTACATGACCGTATATGCGGAGCAGTCCTTGCTTCAGCTCTCGGCGATGCCTTTGGCGCACCGTATGAGGGTGGTGTCCCAGAGCGGTTGATCTGGGGAGTGCTGGGCAGACGGCACGGTAAACGTCGCTGGACAGATGATACGCAGATGTCTGTTGATGTTATAGAATCCCTCTTGGCCTGTGAAAAAGTGGAGCAGAATGATCTTGCCCGGCGTTTTGCCCGCTCCTACAGGTGGTCACGGGGCTACGGGCCGGGAGCAGGAAAGCTGCTGAAACGTATTCGTCAGGGAGAGCGCTGGCAGATTGCCAATAGAACTGTGTATCCCAATGGTTCTTTCGGTAATGGTGGCGCTATGCGAGCTGCCCCCATAGGGCTTTTTTATGGAGCAGAGCGTGAGCAAAGATTGGTTCGGGCTGTTCGGGACGCAACTATCGTGACCCATGCCCATCCTGCCGGTCAGGACGGAGCGGTGATCATCGGCCTGACGACAGCCTTGGTTTGCCTGGGTCATCCTGTGCAGGAAATTTTTAAGCGACTTCGCCTCCACATTCAAACTGGTGAATTGCAAAACAGACTTGCGGTTGCAGAAAGATTGCTGCGTGCAGAGCATCTTGTGCTACCGAAACAGGTGGCGAGCGAGCTGGGTAACGGCATCAGGGCCAAGGATTCCTGTGTAACAGCGTTATCCATCGGGCTTGCGTTACGGGGAGCTCCTTTTTCCGAGTTGTTATCTTATATTCGCGAAGTAGGCGGTGATACCGATACCATCGGAGCTATGGCCGGGGCTATCTGGGGTGCGGCCTGTGGATATCGGCAATTGCCTGAAGATTTATTGAAACATCTTGAGCAGCGTCAGTTTTTAGAAAAGCTGGCCCATTGTTTTGCTGATGTTGTTGTTCGGCGGATGGGGAAAATGGTTCGGGATGTTCCTCCGAGCTGA
- a CDS encoding IMCp domain-containing protein, giving the protein MKLKFLVHVTFLLLLSVCTAQAATTLTVIGRHPFYKPPLKSVDELRNMVQTQQTALMAGLQAAGVPELYTPFMQQFSQAQIQQVEYQPGVTFHWMLFRSNGVGPVKAAKDLTWGGKAALSGYEFFIDAGGKRYIFAVPLFCGNLALKEVVVPGPKQIVEVPGAGRIVEKIVEVPGPERIVEKIVQVPGPERIVEKIVQVPGPERIVEKIVQVPGPERIVQGPERIVEKLVEAAPQCCPPCVYPVRLVADMGYLRLSDPADFGFGRIGVEYAFNQRLSFLGMIGGATKFDGNDGDDAWLVDFMLQYNLFFLQVGDAWKPVFLGFGLGGWMSNGDDDIDSEDSDIDIIAQVGAQVFGHPDSFNTSVFFEARSGIDETDKLSQYGRFGAGLRFRF; this is encoded by the coding sequence GTGAAACTGAAATTTTTGGTACATGTAACTTTTTTGTTATTGTTATCAGTCTGTACGGCTCAAGCAGCGACAACACTGACAGTGATCGGGCGTCATCCGTTTTATAAGCCCCCCCTCAAATCAGTGGATGAGCTTAGAAACATGGTGCAGACGCAACAAACTGCTCTCATGGCAGGGTTGCAGGCAGCAGGTGTTCCTGAGCTGTATACGCCGTTCATGCAACAGTTTTCGCAGGCGCAGATTCAGCAAGTCGAATATCAGCCCGGCGTGACTTTTCATTGGATGCTGTTCAGATCGAACGGAGTTGGTCCGGTTAAAGCTGCCAAGGATCTCACTTGGGGTGGTAAGGCAGCGTTAAGCGGCTATGAGTTTTTTATCGATGCAGGCGGTAAGCGCTACATCTTTGCAGTCCCTCTCTTCTGTGGTAATCTGGCCTTGAAAGAGGTAGTCGTTCCTGGTCCCAAGCAGATCGTAGAGGTTCCTGGTGCCGGACGGATTGTTGAGAAAATTGTAGAGGTTCCTGGTCCCGAGCGGATTGTTGAGAAAATTGTTCAGGTTCCTGGTCCCGAGCGGATTGTTGAGAAAATTGTTCAGGTTCCTGGTCCCGAGCGGATTGTTGAGAAAATTGTTCAGGTTCCTGGTCCCGAGCGGATTGTTCAAGGTCCCGAGCGAATTGTTGAAAAGCTTGTTGAGGCAGCACCGCAGTGTTGTCCGCCATGTGTTTATCCGGTTCGTTTAGTAGCTGATATGGGCTATCTGCGTCTTTCCGATCCGGCTGATTTTGGTTTCGGTAGAATTGGTGTGGAGTATGCGTTTAATCAGCGCCTTTCCTTTCTTGGTATGATAGGTGGAGCGACAAAGTTTGACGGTAACGATGGCGACGATGCCTGGTTGGTTGACTTTATGCTTCAGTACAACCTGTTTTTCCTGCAAGTTGGTGATGCATGGAAACCCGTCTTCCTGGGATTCGGTCTCGGCGGCTGGATGTCTAACGGTGATGACGACATTGATTCAGAAGATAGCGACATTGATATCATTGCCCAGGTTGGTGCCCAGGTTTTTGGTCATCCAGATAGCTTCAATACCTCAGTTTTCTTTGAAGCACGTTCAGGAATTGATGAGACCGATAAACTGTCTCAGTACGGACGATTCGGTGCGGGATTACGTTTCCGCTTCTAA